One window from the genome of Amphiprion ocellaris isolate individual 3 ecotype Okinawa chromosome 23, ASM2253959v1, whole genome shotgun sequence encodes:
- the LOC129348174 gene encoding uncharacterized protein LOC129348174, translating into MRDYFWGYGKREQLQEFHQYLNSTNPNIKLSLEFSNKEINFLDLLISLDEQGSIHTSLFRKSTDRNTVLHAESFHPKSLIENIPFGQFQRLKRICNSQTDFNTQATEMQQRFVQRGYKAKTLSGALTRAKTLDRRNLLIRRQRAPSQTKNRIFCTLQYSNMAYKIKNAITKNWSILACDPSLGPLFSEPPRFAFKKAPTLKDKIVKNYLPASKLETFFKKPIGTFRCGACVHCTQINRSTHFMDSTCTYTFKCRSFANCNTTHVVYRLDCVCGCFYIGRTKRKLKERFAEHKYAIRKGNMEYPIAKHFKNMTHTNINELTIMAIEVIENTPRGGDRLKRLLQRETFWIHSLKATVFPGLNEEIDFSPFL; encoded by the exons ATGCGGGATTATTTTTGGGGCTATGGGAAGAGAG AACAACTTCAAGAATTTCATCAATATTTAAACAGCACTAATCCTAACATCAAACTCAGTTTGGAATTcagcaacaaagaaataaacttctTGGACCTTCTAATATCACTGGATGAACAAGGCTCAATACACACATCTCTGTTCAGAAAAAGTACAGATCGAAAtactgttttacatgctgaatccTTCCATCCTAAGAGTCTCATTGAAAACATTCCATTTGGGCAATTTCAACGTCTCAAGCGCATCTGCAACTCTCAAACGGACTTCAATACCCAAGCTACGGAAATGCAACAGCGGTTCGTTCAAAGGGGCTACAAAGCAAAGACACTGAGTGGGGCTCTAACACGAGCAAAAACTTTGGACAGAAGAAATCTTCTCATAAGGAGACAGCGAGCtccatcacaaacaaaaaacagaattttctgtACTTTACAGTACAGCAACATGGCATACAAAATCAAAAACGCCATTACAAAAAACTGGTCCATACTGGCTTGTGACCCTTCACTGGGCCCCTTGTTCTCTGAGCCCCCCAGGTTTGCCTTTAAAAAAGCCCCCACCCTCAAGGACAAAATCGTCAAAAACTATTTGCCAGCATCAAAACTTGagacttttttcaaaaaacccaTTGGCACCTTCAGATGTGGGGCATGTGTCCATTGCACACAGATCAATCGTTCTACACATTTTATGGACTCTACATGCACCTACACTTTTAAATGTCGttcttttgcaaactgtaaTACAACACATGTGGTATACCGACTggactgtgtttgtgggtgtttttacattggtcgcacaaaaagaaaactgaaagagcgttttgcagaacacaaatatgctatccgtaaaggaaacatggaatatccgattgcaaaacatttcaagaacatGACCCACACAAACATTAATGAACTCACAATCATGGCAATTGAAGTTATTGAGAACACTCCCCGAGGGGGTGACAGGTTGAAAAGATTATTGCAGAGGGAAACCTTCTGGATCCACTCTTTGAAAGCAACTGTGTTCCCTGgactaaatgaagaaatagacttttctccgtttctgtaa
- the LOC129347285 gene encoding mu-type opioid receptor-like: protein MCVNSSSSSNDSLLHPNPSSNIHFSFDMECFISRPGSFIFTSYMITSILLLLPLCIFIMYHGLQQWRLNHSTSSAATMSHSDSFTYNMVTMEMIGVFGSVLCCCGIYSDHFNIIIVAYSLMSFSWSGEIYFHVLTCVERYLAVVHPITYLSLRTERGIRIRNISISCVWMLSFAGTVLLMEENVLFIVYFCILTTSLTVVCFCSVSVLRVLIGPGPGEQGGGRKRVDQSKLRAFYTILVILVVLVFRFTWNLVWGVIYVLGRAECVLMTTGFWLNLPSTLVLPLLFLHRAGKLVCWKNKI, encoded by the coding sequence ATGTGTGTAAACTCTTCTTCATCCTCCAATGACTCCCTTCTTCATCCAAACCCTTCCTCCAACATCCATTTCTCCTTTGACATGGAGTGTTTCATCTCCAGACCAggttccttcatcttcacctcaTACATGATCAccagcatcctcctcctcctccctctctgcatcTTCATCATGTATCATGGTCTCCAACAATGGAGACTAAATCACTCCACCTCCTCAGCAGCAACCATGAGtcactctgacagcttcacCTACAACATGGTCACCATGGAGATGATTGGAGTCTTTGGATCTGTCCTCTGTTGTTGTGGGATCTACAGCGATCATTTCAACATAATCATTGTGGCGTACAGCCTGATGTCTTTCAGCTGGTCTGGCGAGATTTACTTCCACGTCCTGACCTGTGTGGAGCGCTACCTGGCTGTGGTTCATCCCATCACCTACCTGAGcctgagaacagagagagggaTCAGAATCAGgaacatcagcatcagctgtGTCTGGATGCTTTCCTTTGCAGGGACAGTTCTGTTGATGGAAGagaatgttttattcattgtgtaTTTCTGCATCCTAACAACATCTTTAACAGTCGTCTGCTTCTGCAGCGTTTCTGTTCTCCGTGTTCTGATTGGTCCAGGTCCAGGGGAACAGGGTGGGGGCAGGAAGAGGGTTGACCAATCAAAGCTGAGGGCGTTCTACACCATTCTGGTCATACTGGTAGTGCTGGTGTTCAGATTTACTTGGAATCTAGTTTGGGGTGTAATCTATGTATTGGGAAGAGCAGAATGTGTGCTTATGACAACTGGTTTCTGGTTGAATCTTCCCAGCACTCTGGTGTTGCCTCTGCTGTTTCtacacagagcaggaaaactGGTGTGTTGGAAGAACAAGATTTAG